One Drosophila kikkawai strain 14028-0561.14 chromosome 3L, DkikHiC1v2, whole genome shotgun sequence genomic window carries:
- the enc gene encoding protein encore isoform X1, whose translation MSSTKSQVALATNIPTNLSSAASASTAAAAAAVVVVASANAAVASNTNSSSGVGAGVGLGGGGGGVVVAAAVAAASGPAAATGSASSSVSSGAAGTAVPTTTATSSVVATTAAATTVAAPSVAAVTTSNCSSSNNNCNEEFQTVPGSGSGGAANLGRQNSFGNRRGNMKGKHLTRSHAMRESTSPPRTPTPRAASEQLQGEAQENNNSNNNNNNNNAIISNNNNSKAQSTGRGNSPLMEAPPAVIVTSQQQQQQQSPPKPQQNVPLSNEAEFPKLSPPKKSGGQHNRTNSNGSGMEYNNNTAGKKYVVDLKTNGLDIQKHQNNTNSTGSNSSTGVIYNSGMNYKAAERHERHERHEMSSQNSNLSNNHDEEPYHYEPRGAGGNKKHRANNNTNAKGNKPRLKNLGGSSSGSIDGGNNGGGGGGGNVSNSNNSSSNNTSGFISRVFHQSENSSEQYTDYGGTDLLMFFRDTLNKNPKDRNILLKIEKDLMEFVQENSRGCEYRFPPASSYNRMLIHRTAAFFGMEHNVDTETQQCVIVAVTKGTRIPEIRFQSLVRDDARKSILKRDTHSFDEVRQSPYLCPLSLDRKAKSFEEREEDYDRARSRIFSRTGGAQDGYSGGGGDEECYGGWEQQQQQQQKQSQQPPRPKRPNGKMLQMQNSTESRDGSMRSGGGAVPKSHNFGNYGGPPSSGGPGNNSLPRGDSTNSNKSGRGFVKQDSTGSTSTPWRLSPSSSGYKTRTQSVRSDSVTPSPTGYGSDRQTPELNHPPPPSHSHGHSSHSHGHGHGHGHNHSRVSVVGAQAGTAGATSPPLGIVGAASGSASASSSSSSSNSSGTSGLVWAVTDISNVPIGSLLIDPQTLQPIVNADGSIYHYDPSNLPPNQALQHTGGNQYQSQGNSNSGGYNNYRKSSPHLQQQQLQQQQQHQHQQQLQQQQQQQQLPPQQQQYVTTELSCSSTESYAEETQSPGMECSEGYESYDQQQQPQQQQQDGGSVKGDDCDSLASATACLSITTSISTKNYDRIEVQKYKNQATSPNIPACCALGEKQLELDGAAGAQQELPQEQEPLAGPSSSASAASSDLLPPASQTPLPLQPLVAAATQVNCDLQSVSPSSTPYSQCEVKTPSQSHGPSVAVVEEPKTTTWTYTQSYQAPDGSTVFHTTTTPNGAAPYCATTYQQGPDGSIYAVPQGMVYAAYPQPGVASAGGASQPLFQLTTSSHPPTQTLFASPEAGGELTGGTYMIPVFDPAQQPREGLIPAQAIYQAGPGGPATATTVMPMATAAAYPTAQFATAAAPNGGPIYQAPLIYSSEPGGGGAQIQQLPMAPYPIQYSYPYYHPISYYLPQQAVAAAPMVAATQPPVQQQVQHTHAHTPGAGTAAGPQAVVSAQQHHQPHQQQHHNNHQHQQQQQQTSNGGAVVSSSSGYGGRVKRTPGGGSIHYNPSSYPPSSVGHHHAGGGGGGAGGHHGAAGSAQLIAAPAASTTTYHAVPTLTLAHGGGAAGSDLSGAAGAAHVYALPAQHATALIPTNIFPYAAAAAAAAAAAAGGGPPTAPQVVQQAPPPPQAGPHHALITAAPFYPAASGSAMDQVTSQSAPSTPAAPGRQAPLFSTPPAHPGNNGNSSGSSSSAGGGGGGYHSNSSTAHYYQSQSSNEAGGGGGGYSPYEKRNNGGASGAQTVGGGVRKPYHPGGYNPRHHSVPLGGMPSGAKTPLLNSNNEPTPRASPSSVSLGGGGASSSSGGATSGGNTTSYHHRGPPPPHAMGGKRENKPNQLPLISGPPPPAPSYATSSTNPGSYETKPPIRLNAGAASFRSQKSMSQNQDYRRSVSQRNSPSANGGNGGGGGGSHESSNNSPNSIAGSNSNNNSAANTPNAAPQPTLVTSHSGGYVVLDQATGAALNAASPPAIYLGSGGAGATGGAAGPAAGSNGGPQPGGGGGARSHIPTAQLHHSAAAAAAAAAAGSQQATAAVLSGVAAAAALGGYNPNGASAGVYFKYGQTYFAHPSVALPNSRRSPSNDIRPQMAQVAGMYPTMMIQARHPSRHPNPNYKGSRPR comes from the exons GGCAACATGAAGGGCAAACATCTCACACGCAGCCATGCAATGCGTGAGTCGACATCACCGCCGCGCACGCCAACGCCGCGCGCCGCCTCCGAGCAGCTCCAGGGGGAAGCCCAAgaaaacaacaatagcaacaataataacaacaacaataatgcCATCatcagcaataacaacaacagcaaagcaCAATCAACTGGAAGGGGCAACTCGCCGTTGATGGAGGCGCCACCTGCGGTGATTGTCACtagtcagcagcagcagcagcaacagtcgcCCCCGAAGCCGCAGCAGAATGTCCCGCTCAGCAATGAGGCAGAGTTCCCAAAACTATCGCCACCAAAGAAATCCGGCGGACAGCACAATCGCACCAATAGCAATGGCAGTGGCATGGAGTACAATAACAACACCGCTGGCAAAAAGTATGTTGTGGATCTGAAAACCAATGGCCTGGACATCCAGAAGCATCAgaacaacaccaacagcacTGGCAGCAACTCTTCCACGGGTGTAATATACAACTCTGGGATGAACTACAAGGCGGCAGAGCGACATGAACGCCACGAGCGTCACGAGATGTCCAGCCAGAACAGTAATCTGAGCAATAACCATGACGAGGAGCCGTATCACTACGAGCCAAGGGGAGCTGGCGGCAACAAGAAGCATcgagccaacaacaacaccaatgcCAAGGGTAACAAGCCGCGCTTGAAGAATCTCGGAGGCAGCTCATCCGGCAGCATTGACGGGGGCAAcaatggaggaggaggaggcggaggaaaCGTGTCCAACTCCAACAACtcgagcagcaacaacacctCGGGCTTCATATCGCGCG TCTTTCATCAATCAGAGAACTCGAGCGAACAGTACACGGACTATGGTGGCACCGATCTCCTAATGTTCTTTCGCGACACACTCAACAAGAATCCCAAGGATCGCAATATCTTGCTTAAGATCGAGAAGGATTTGATGGAGTTTGTTCAGGAGAATAG TCGCGGCTGTGAGTATCGTTTTCCGCCCGCTTCCTCTTACAATCGCATGCTGATCCATCGCACCGCCGCCTTTTTTGGCATGGAGCATAATGTGGACACCGAGACACAGCAGTGTGTGATTGTGGCCGTCACCAAGGGCACGCGCATACCAGAG ATACGCTTCCAGTCGCTGGTGCGCGACGATGCACGCAAATCGATTCTGAAGCGGGACACGCACAGCTTCGACGAGGTGCGCCAGTCGCCCTACTTATGCCCGCTCTCCCTGGACCGTAAGGCCAAGAGCTTTGAGGAGCGCGAGGAGGACTATGATCGGGCGCGTAGTCGCATCTTTAGTCGAACTGGCGGCGCCCAGGATGGTTATTCCGGTGGCGGTGGCGACGAGGAGTGCTACGGTGGctgggagcagcagcagcagcaacagcagaagcAATCCCAGCAGCCGCCCAGGCCAAAGAGGCCCAATGGAAAGATGCTGCAAATGCAGAAT TCCACGGAATCGCGGGATGGTTCTATGCGTTCGGGCGGCGGAGCCGTGCCCAAGTCCCACAACTTTGGCAACTATGGTGGACCGCCCAGTTCCGGTGGTCCCGGCAACAATTCCCTTCCGCGCGGTGATTCCACAAACTCGAACAAGAGCGGACGCGGCTTCGTCAAGCAGGACTCCACTGGCAGTACCTCCACACCATGGCGGCTGTCACCTTCCAGCAGTGG CTACAAGACTCGCACCCAATCCGTGCGCTCCGACTCCGTCACGCCCTCGCCCACGGGCTACGGCAGCGACAGGCAGACGCCGGAGCTGAACCATCCGCCTCCGCCCAGTCACAGTCATGGCCATAGCAGTCACAGtcatgggcatgggcatggcCATGGGCACAACCACAGCCGGGTATCCGTGGTTGGAGCACAGGCAGGCACAGCAGGCGCAACATCGCCGCCCCTGGGAATAGTGGGAGCCGCGTCCGGGTCGGCATCggcatcgtcgtcgtcgtcgtcgtccaaCTCCTCGGGGACATCGGGACTCGTCTGGGCCGTCACAGACATTTCGAATGTGCCAATTGGCAGCCTCCTCATTGATCCGCAAACCCTCCAACCAATTGTCAATGCAGACGG TTCCATCTACCACTACGACCCGTCCAACCTGCCGCCCAACCAGGCGCTCCAGCACACGGGGGGCAATCAGTACCAGTCGCAGGGCAACTCCAACTCCGGTGGCTACAACAATTATCGCAAATCGTCTCCGCatttgcagcagcaacagttgcaacagcagcagcagcatcagcatcagcaacagctgcagcaacaacagcagcagcagcagctaccaccgcagcaacagcagtatGTCACCACTGAGCTCTCCTGCAGTTCCACCGAGAGCTACGCAGAGGAGACCCAATCACCGGGCATGGAGTGCTCCGAAGGATACGAGAGCtacgaccagcagcagcagccgcagcagcagcagcaggatggAGGCAGCGTCAAGGGTGACGATTGTGATAGCTTGGCCAGTGCCACGGCCTGCCTGAGCATTACCACTTCCATCTCCACGAAGAACTACGATCGTATCGAGGTGCAAAAGTACAAGAACCAGGCGACCAGTCCCAATATACCCGCCTGCTGTGCTTTGGGTGAGAAGCAGCTGGAACTGGACGGAGCTGCCGGAGCTCAGCAGGAGTTGCctcaggagcaggagccgcTGGCTGGACCCTCTTCTTCCGCCTCGGCTGCTTCATCCGACCTTCTGCCGCCGGCCAGCCAGACGCCTCTGCCTCTGCAGCCTCTGGTGGCTGCTGCCACGCAGGTCAACTGTGACCTCCAGTCCGTCTCGCCCAGCTCCACGCCCTACAGCCAGTGCGAGGTTAAGACGCCCAGCCAGAGTCATGGACCCAGTGTGGCCGTTGTTGAGGAGCCCAAGACCACCACCTGGACGTATACGCAGAGCTATCAAGCGCCGGATGGATCCACCGTCTTTCACACAACCACAACGCCCAACGGGGCGGCGCCCTACTGCGCCACCACATATCAGCAGGGG CCCGATGGCAGCATCTATGCGGTGCCGCAGGGCATGGTATATGCCGCTTATCCTCAGCCCGGCGTGGCCAGTGCCGGCGGCGCCTCACAGCCGCTCTTCCAGCTGACGACCAGCAGCCATCCGCCCACCCAGACGCTGTTCGCCTCGCCGGAGGCTGGCGGCGAGCTAACCGGCGGCACCTACATGATACCTGTCTTCGATCCCGCCCAGCAGCCGCGCGAGGGTCTCATACCGGCGCAGGCCATCTATCAGGCGGGACCAGGAGGACCGGCGACGGCGACCACGGTGATGCCAATGGCAACGGCGGCTGCCTATCCGACGGCCCAGTTTGCAACGGCAGCGGCACCCAATGGCGGGCCCATCTACCAGGCGCCGCTCATCTACTCCAGCGAacccggcggcggcggtgccCAGATCCAGCAGCTGCCCATGGCCCCGTATCCGATCCAATACTCGTATCCGTATTACCACCCCATTTCGTACTATCTGCCCCAGCAGGCGGTGGCTGCCGCGCCCATGGTGGCGGCCACCCAGCCCCcagtgcagcagcaggtgcagcACACGCACGCTCACACGCCGGGAGCTGGAACAGCGGCTGGTCCTCAAGCGGTGGTGTCAGCACAACAGCACCACCAGccgcatcagcagcagcaccacaataaccaccagcatcagcagcagcagcagcagacgagCAATGGCGGTGCTGTGGTGAGCTCCTCGAGCGGTTATGGAGGACGTGTTAAGCGTACGCCCGGCGGTGGATCCATTCACTACAATCCCAGCAGCTACCCGCCCAGTTCGGTGGGCCACCACCATGccggtggcggcggtggtggtgctggtgggcATCATGGGGCGGCCGGTTCCGCCCAGCTGATTGCTGCTCCGGCGGCCAGCACAACCACATATCATGCGGTGCCCACGCTGACGCTGGCCCACGGTGGAGGAGCGGCTGGCTCGGATCTCAGTGGTGCGGCGGGAGCGGCACATGTGTACGCGCTGCCAGCCCAACATGCCACCGCGTTGATCCCAACGAATATCTTCCCCTatgcggcggcagcggcggcggcagcagcagcagcagccggtgGTGGTCCACCCACAGCTCCTCAGGTGGTTCAGCAGGCGCCACCACCGCCACAGGCGGGGCCACATCACGCACTGATCACGGCGGCTCCCTTCTATCCAGCGGCCAGTGGGAGTGCCATGGATCAGGTGACCTCGCAATCGGCACCCAGTACGCCAGCGGCTCCGGGAAGACAGGCACCGCTGTTTAGTACGCCGCCAGCACATCCCGGCAACAATGGGAatagcagtggcagcagcagcagtgccgGGGGAGGCGGCGGTGGCTACCACAGTAACAGCTCCACGGCGCACTACTACCAGAGCCAGAGCAGCAACGAggccggcggcggtggcggcggctaCTCACCCTACGAAAAGCGAAACAATGGAGGAGCATCGGGAGCACAGACAGTGGGAGGAGGAGTGCGCAAACCCTATCATCCCGGCGGCTACAATCCTAGACACCACTCGGTTCCCCTGGGTGGCATGCCCTCCGGGGCCAAGACGCCGCTTCTCAACTCCAACAACGAGCCAACGCCGCGTGCCTCACCCAGCAGCGTGAGCCTGGGAGGAGGAGGCGCCTCCTCGTCTTCCGGTGGAGCCACTAGCGGTGGCAACACCACCAGCTATCACCATCGCGGGCCACCGCCTCCCCATGCCATGGGTGGCAAGCGGGAGAACAAGCCCAACCAGCTGCCGCTCATCAGTGGCCCCCCGCCGCCGGCGCCCAGCTATGCGACGAGCTCGACAAATCCCGGCAGCTACGAGACCAAGCCGCCCATTCGCCTAAATGCCGGAGCCGCCAGCTTCCGGAGCCAGAAGTCCATGAGCCAGAATCAGGACTATCGGCGCAGCGTCTCCCAGCGCAACTCGCCCAGCGCCAATGGtggcaacggcggcggcggtggcggcagcCACGAGAGCAGCAACAACTCGCCCAACAGTATTgctggcagcaacagcaacaacaatagtgCCGCCAACACGCCCAACGCTGCTCCACAGCCAACCCTGGTCACCAGTCACTCCGGCGGCTATGTGGTCCTGGACCAGGCCACCGGAGCTGCCCTGAATGCTGCCTCACCGCCCGCCATTTATCTGGGTAGCGGTGGTGCCGGTGCaactggtggtgctgctgggcCAGCGGCTGGCTCGAATGGTGGACCGCAAccaggtggcggcggcggcgcccGCTCGCACATTCCCACAGCCCAGCTGCATCATagtgccgccgctgctgccgctgccgcagcCGCTGGCAGTCAGCAGGCCACAGCAGCGGTTCTCAGCGGCGTGGCCGCTGCGGCCGCCCTTGGCGGCTATAATCCAAATGGGGCGTCCGCCGGTGTATACTTCAAGTACGGCCAGACGTACTTTGCGCAT CCCTCGGTAGCCTTGCCCAACAGTCGACGGTCGCCGTCGAATGATATCCGGCCGCAAATGGCGCAGGTGGCCGGCATGTATCCCACAATGATGATACAAG CGCGTCATCCCAGTCGCCATCCGAACCCGAACTACAAAGGTTCGCGTCCGCGGTAA
- the enc gene encoding protein encore isoform X4 has protein sequence MSSTKSQVALATNIPTNLSSAASASTAAAAAAVVVVASANAAVASNTNSSSGVGAGVGLGGGGGGVVVAAAVAAASGPAAATGSASSSVSSGAAGTAVPTTTATSSVVATTAAATTVAAPSVAAVTTSNCSSSNNNCNEEFQTVPGSGSGGAANLGRQNSFGNRRGNMKGKHLTRSHAMRESTSPPRTPTPRAASEQLQGEAQENNNSNNNNNNNNAIISNNNNSKAQSTGRGNSPLMEAPPAVIVTSQQQQQQQSPPKPQQNVPLSNEAEFPKLSPPKKSGGQHNRTNSNGSGMEYNNNTAGKKYVVDLKTNGLDIQKHQNNTNSTGSNSSTGVIYNSGMNYKAAERHERHERHEMSSQNSNLSNNHDEEPYHYEPRGAGGNKKHRANNNTNAKGNKPRLKNLGGSSSGSIDGGNNGGGGGGGNVSNSNNSSSNNTSGFISRENSSEQYTDYGGTDLLMFFRDTLNKNPKDRNILLKIEKDLMEFVQENSRGCEYRFPPASSYNRMLIHRTAAFFGMEHNVDTETQQCVIVAVTKGTRIPEIRFQSLVRDDARKSILKRDTHSFDEVRQSPYLCPLSLDRKAKSFEEREEDYDRARSRIFSRTGGAQDGYSGGGGDEECYGGWEQQQQQQQKQSQQPPRPKRPNGKMLQMQNSTESRDGSMRSGGGAVPKSHNFGNYGGPPSSGGPGNNSLPRGDSTNSNKSGRGFVKQDSTGSTSTPWRLSPSSSGSIYHYDPSNLPPNQALQHTGGNQYQSQGNSNSGGYNNYRKSSPHLQQQQLQQQQQHQHQQQLQQQQQQQQLPPQQQQYVTTELSCSSTESYAEETQSPGMECSEGYESYDQQQQPQQQQQDGGSVKGDDCDSLASATACLSITTSISTKNYDRIEVQKYKNQATSPNIPACCALGEKQLELDGAAGAQQELPQEQEPLAGPSSSASAASSDLLPPASQTPLPLQPLVAAATQVNCDLQSVSPSSTPYSQCEVKTPSQSHGPSVAVVEEPKTTTWTYTQSYQAPDGSTVFHTTTTPNGAAPYCATTYQQGPDGSIYAVPQGMVYAAYPQPGVASAGGASQPLFQLTTSSHPPTQTLFASPEAGGELTGGTYMIPVFDPAQQPREGLIPAQAIYQAGPGGPATATTVMPMATAAAYPTAQFATAAAPNGGPIYQAPLIYSSEPGGGGAQIQQLPMAPYPIQYSYPYYHPISYYLPQQAVAAAPMVAATQPPVQQQVQHTHAHTPGAGTAAGPQAVVSAQQHHQPHQQQHHNNHQHQQQQQQTSNGGAVVSSSSGYGGRVKRTPGGGSIHYNPSSYPPSSVGHHHAGGGGGGAGGHHGAAGSAQLIAAPAASTTTYHAVPTLTLAHGGGAAGSDLSGAAGAAHVYALPAQHATALIPTNIFPYAAAAAAAAAAAAGGGPPTAPQVVQQAPPPPQAGPHHALITAAPFYPAASGSAMDQVTSQSAPSTPAAPGRQAPLFSTPPAHPGNNGNSSGSSSSAGGGGGGYHSNSSTAHYYQSQSSNEAGGGGGGYSPYEKRNNGGASGAQTVGGGVRKPYHPGGYNPRHHSVPLGGMPSGAKTPLLNSNNEPTPRASPSSVSLGGGGASSSSGGATSGGNTTSYHHRGPPPPHAMGGKRENKPNQLPLISGPPPPAPSYATSSTNPGSYETKPPIRLNAGAASFRSQKSMSQNQDYRRSVSQRNSPSANGGNGGGGGGSHESSNNSPNSIAGSNSNNNSAANTPNAAPQPTLVTSHSGGYVVLDQATGAALNAASPPAIYLGSGGAGATGGAAGPAAGSNGGPQPGGGGGARSHIPTAQLHHSAAAAAAAAAAGSQQATAAVLSGVAAAAALGGYNPNGASAGVYFKYGQTYFAHPSVALPNSRRSPSNDIRPQMAQVAGMYPTMMIQARHPSRHPNPNYKGSRPR, from the exons GGCAACATGAAGGGCAAACATCTCACACGCAGCCATGCAATGCGTGAGTCGACATCACCGCCGCGCACGCCAACGCCGCGCGCCGCCTCCGAGCAGCTCCAGGGGGAAGCCCAAgaaaacaacaatagcaacaataataacaacaacaataatgcCATCatcagcaataacaacaacagcaaagcaCAATCAACTGGAAGGGGCAACTCGCCGTTGATGGAGGCGCCACCTGCGGTGATTGTCACtagtcagcagcagcagcagcaacagtcgcCCCCGAAGCCGCAGCAGAATGTCCCGCTCAGCAATGAGGCAGAGTTCCCAAAACTATCGCCACCAAAGAAATCCGGCGGACAGCACAATCGCACCAATAGCAATGGCAGTGGCATGGAGTACAATAACAACACCGCTGGCAAAAAGTATGTTGTGGATCTGAAAACCAATGGCCTGGACATCCAGAAGCATCAgaacaacaccaacagcacTGGCAGCAACTCTTCCACGGGTGTAATATACAACTCTGGGATGAACTACAAGGCGGCAGAGCGACATGAACGCCACGAGCGTCACGAGATGTCCAGCCAGAACAGTAATCTGAGCAATAACCATGACGAGGAGCCGTATCACTACGAGCCAAGGGGAGCTGGCGGCAACAAGAAGCATcgagccaacaacaacaccaatgcCAAGGGTAACAAGCCGCGCTTGAAGAATCTCGGAGGCAGCTCATCCGGCAGCATTGACGGGGGCAAcaatggaggaggaggaggcggaggaaaCGTGTCCAACTCCAACAACtcgagcagcaacaacacctCGGGCTTCATATCGCGCG AGAACTCGAGCGAACAGTACACGGACTATGGTGGCACCGATCTCCTAATGTTCTTTCGCGACACACTCAACAAGAATCCCAAGGATCGCAATATCTTGCTTAAGATCGAGAAGGATTTGATGGAGTTTGTTCAGGAGAATAG TCGCGGCTGTGAGTATCGTTTTCCGCCCGCTTCCTCTTACAATCGCATGCTGATCCATCGCACCGCCGCCTTTTTTGGCATGGAGCATAATGTGGACACCGAGACACAGCAGTGTGTGATTGTGGCCGTCACCAAGGGCACGCGCATACCAGAG ATACGCTTCCAGTCGCTGGTGCGCGACGATGCACGCAAATCGATTCTGAAGCGGGACACGCACAGCTTCGACGAGGTGCGCCAGTCGCCCTACTTATGCCCGCTCTCCCTGGACCGTAAGGCCAAGAGCTTTGAGGAGCGCGAGGAGGACTATGATCGGGCGCGTAGTCGCATCTTTAGTCGAACTGGCGGCGCCCAGGATGGTTATTCCGGTGGCGGTGGCGACGAGGAGTGCTACGGTGGctgggagcagcagcagcagcaacagcagaagcAATCCCAGCAGCCGCCCAGGCCAAAGAGGCCCAATGGAAAGATGCTGCAAATGCAGAAT TCCACGGAATCGCGGGATGGTTCTATGCGTTCGGGCGGCGGAGCCGTGCCCAAGTCCCACAACTTTGGCAACTATGGTGGACCGCCCAGTTCCGGTGGTCCCGGCAACAATTCCCTTCCGCGCGGTGATTCCACAAACTCGAACAAGAGCGGACGCGGCTTCGTCAAGCAGGACTCCACTGGCAGTACCTCCACACCATGGCGGCTGTCACCTTCCAGCAGTGG TTCCATCTACCACTACGACCCGTCCAACCTGCCGCCCAACCAGGCGCTCCAGCACACGGGGGGCAATCAGTACCAGTCGCAGGGCAACTCCAACTCCGGTGGCTACAACAATTATCGCAAATCGTCTCCGCatttgcagcagcaacagttgcaacagcagcagcagcatcagcatcagcaacagctgcagcaacaacagcagcagcagcagctaccaccgcagcaacagcagtatGTCACCACTGAGCTCTCCTGCAGTTCCACCGAGAGCTACGCAGAGGAGACCCAATCACCGGGCATGGAGTGCTCCGAAGGATACGAGAGCtacgaccagcagcagcagccgcagcagcagcagcaggatggAGGCAGCGTCAAGGGTGACGATTGTGATAGCTTGGCCAGTGCCACGGCCTGCCTGAGCATTACCACTTCCATCTCCACGAAGAACTACGATCGTATCGAGGTGCAAAAGTACAAGAACCAGGCGACCAGTCCCAATATACCCGCCTGCTGTGCTTTGGGTGAGAAGCAGCTGGAACTGGACGGAGCTGCCGGAGCTCAGCAGGAGTTGCctcaggagcaggagccgcTGGCTGGACCCTCTTCTTCCGCCTCGGCTGCTTCATCCGACCTTCTGCCGCCGGCCAGCCAGACGCCTCTGCCTCTGCAGCCTCTGGTGGCTGCTGCCACGCAGGTCAACTGTGACCTCCAGTCCGTCTCGCCCAGCTCCACGCCCTACAGCCAGTGCGAGGTTAAGACGCCCAGCCAGAGTCATGGACCCAGTGTGGCCGTTGTTGAGGAGCCCAAGACCACCACCTGGACGTATACGCAGAGCTATCAAGCGCCGGATGGATCCACCGTCTTTCACACAACCACAACGCCCAACGGGGCGGCGCCCTACTGCGCCACCACATATCAGCAGGGG CCCGATGGCAGCATCTATGCGGTGCCGCAGGGCATGGTATATGCCGCTTATCCTCAGCCCGGCGTGGCCAGTGCCGGCGGCGCCTCACAGCCGCTCTTCCAGCTGACGACCAGCAGCCATCCGCCCACCCAGACGCTGTTCGCCTCGCCGGAGGCTGGCGGCGAGCTAACCGGCGGCACCTACATGATACCTGTCTTCGATCCCGCCCAGCAGCCGCGCGAGGGTCTCATACCGGCGCAGGCCATCTATCAGGCGGGACCAGGAGGACCGGCGACGGCGACCACGGTGATGCCAATGGCAACGGCGGCTGCCTATCCGACGGCCCAGTTTGCAACGGCAGCGGCACCCAATGGCGGGCCCATCTACCAGGCGCCGCTCATCTACTCCAGCGAacccggcggcggcggtgccCAGATCCAGCAGCTGCCCATGGCCCCGTATCCGATCCAATACTCGTATCCGTATTACCACCCCATTTCGTACTATCTGCCCCAGCAGGCGGTGGCTGCCGCGCCCATGGTGGCGGCCACCCAGCCCCcagtgcagcagcaggtgcagcACACGCACGCTCACACGCCGGGAGCTGGAACAGCGGCTGGTCCTCAAGCGGTGGTGTCAGCACAACAGCACCACCAGccgcatcagcagcagcaccacaataaccaccagcatcagcagcagcagcagcagacgagCAATGGCGGTGCTGTGGTGAGCTCCTCGAGCGGTTATGGAGGACGTGTTAAGCGTACGCCCGGCGGTGGATCCATTCACTACAATCCCAGCAGCTACCCGCCCAGTTCGGTGGGCCACCACCATGccggtggcggcggtggtggtgctggtgggcATCATGGGGCGGCCGGTTCCGCCCAGCTGATTGCTGCTCCGGCGGCCAGCACAACCACATATCATGCGGTGCCCACGCTGACGCTGGCCCACGGTGGAGGAGCGGCTGGCTCGGATCTCAGTGGTGCGGCGGGAGCGGCACATGTGTACGCGCTGCCAGCCCAACATGCCACCGCGTTGATCCCAACGAATATCTTCCCCTatgcggcggcagcggcggcggcagcagcagcagcagccggtgGTGGTCCACCCACAGCTCCTCAGGTGGTTCAGCAGGCGCCACCACCGCCACAGGCGGGGCCACATCACGCACTGATCACGGCGGCTCCCTTCTATCCAGCGGCCAGTGGGAGTGCCATGGATCAGGTGACCTCGCAATCGGCACCCAGTACGCCAGCGGCTCCGGGAAGACAGGCACCGCTGTTTAGTACGCCGCCAGCACATCCCGGCAACAATGGGAatagcagtggcagcagcagcagtgccgGGGGAGGCGGCGGTGGCTACCACAGTAACAGCTCCACGGCGCACTACTACCAGAGCCAGAGCAGCAACGAggccggcggcggtggcggcggctaCTCACCCTACGAAAAGCGAAACAATGGAGGAGCATCGGGAGCACAGACAGTGGGAGGAGGAGTGCGCAAACCCTATCATCCCGGCGGCTACAATCCTAGACACCACTCGGTTCCCCTGGGTGGCATGCCCTCCGGGGCCAAGACGCCGCTTCTCAACTCCAACAACGAGCCAACGCCGCGTGCCTCACCCAGCAGCGTGAGCCTGGGAGGAGGAGGCGCCTCCTCGTCTTCCGGTGGAGCCACTAGCGGTGGCAACACCACCAGCTATCACCATCGCGGGCCACCGCCTCCCCATGCCATGGGTGGCAAGCGGGAGAACAAGCCCAACCAGCTGCCGCTCATCAGTGGCCCCCCGCCGCCGGCGCCCAGCTATGCGACGAGCTCGACAAATCCCGGCAGCTACGAGACCAAGCCGCCCATTCGCCTAAATGCCGGAGCCGCCAGCTTCCGGAGCCAGAAGTCCATGAGCCAGAATCAGGACTATCGGCGCAGCGTCTCCCAGCGCAACTCGCCCAGCGCCAATGGtggcaacggcggcggcggtggcggcagcCACGAGAGCAGCAACAACTCGCCCAACAGTATTgctggcagcaacagcaacaacaatagtgCCGCCAACACGCCCAACGCTGCTCCACAGCCAACCCTGGTCACCAGTCACTCCGGCGGCTATGTGGTCCTGGACCAGGCCACCGGAGCTGCCCTGAATGCTGCCTCACCGCCCGCCATTTATCTGGGTAGCGGTGGTGCCGGTGCaactggtggtgctgctgggcCAGCGGCTGGCTCGAATGGTGGACCGCAAccaggtggcggcggcggcgcccGCTCGCACATTCCCACAGCCCAGCTGCATCATagtgccgccgctgctgccgctgccgcagcCGCTGGCAGTCAGCAGGCCACAGCAGCGGTTCTCAGCGGCGTGGCCGCTGCGGCCGCCCTTGGCGGCTATAATCCAAATGGGGCGTCCGCCGGTGTATACTTCAAGTACGGCCAGACGTACTTTGCGCAT CCCTCGGTAGCCTTGCCCAACAGTCGACGGTCGCCGTCGAATGATATCCGGCCGCAAATGGCGCAGGTGGCCGGCATGTATCCCACAATGATGATACAAG CGCGTCATCCCAGTCGCCATCCGAACCCGAACTACAAAGGTTCGCGTCCGCGGTAA